A genome region from Ottowia testudinis includes the following:
- a CDS encoding YhdP family protein: protein MIQSSLKLAAIVMRWTLRGVSALLLLVVLAWAVLHWVIVPRIDDFRPRLEQLASRAIASPVSIGAITAHSNGLVPSVALRDVRVHDPTGRTGLHVPRVLAAFSVLSLGRGGFEQLVIDQPELELRRTADGRLLVAGIDLSGDSQGDTAAADWFFSQTEFLVRGGRVRWVDERRQAPPVQLSDVQFVARNGYGRHQLRVDATPEAAWGDRFTLIGQFRQPLFSRHPGYWRDWDGQLYAQLGRVDVSQLRQYADLKTDWGIDLRGGHGALRLWADLRKGALTAATADVALGAVSATFDQRLQPLAFASLTGRIGWRNPGSGMEVHTRDLQFVDADGLAWPGGNVRLGYRDGAGGLPAGGELVGDRLDLAALAKIAQRLPLPPALHQQLAEHPVQGLVERVDARWSGALEAPRDWRVQTRVSGLAVGARPAPPRADGEPAEGVPGLEGAALELQATPAGGHATLDIRHGALEFPGVFQEPRIPLDQLKLGARWRMLPGGHIELDVDQLTLANADATGSFKARWHTVAGQQGAARFPGVLDLSGAFSRANGARIHRYLPLGIPASARDYVRGAVQKGEARDVAVRIKGDLREVASPRAPAGSEFRFAGKVHDVTLAYVPRALQPAGQAAWPALEGLAGELVFDHNSMQVKHASARVQGHPGWQFTRVQAGIADLGKTRVLVDADGRGALASALGIVHGSPVSGFIQHALDRASASGDVGLRLKLDLPVARINDAKVDGRIQLAGNDVRITPDTPPLTQAHGAVTFSDTGFALHDARARLLGGEARLAGGTSVNGAAGKPSVWLSAVGTASAEALRDMADWAPLPALARQATGSAAYEAQIGFRAGQPDVLVTSDLRGMAFDFPAPLAKSADAAWPLRYESGQDAAGRTRFRVAVADQLAVEYEREAGSGRVLRGVIGVGAQAQPQLALPANGVAARLHLPRLDAEAWEAALTRVFGGVEGGGAAPAAGDHGFMPTAWSLRASELALDEHTAHDVIASGTREGATWRADVQARELAGRLEYSEGVDGRAGKLLARLSRLSIPAGASADDRSVLTQPPARIPALDVVVEDFELRGKKFGRLEVEATNRDVAALRQGAGALQEWELSRLILRTPEATFTANGKWDAQARGPALPLNPRAPRATGDLRRTALDFKLEVRDAGKLLTRLDMPDVLARGKGQLEGSLGWRGAPFSPHYPSMSGKLHLDVGAGQFLKADPGMAKLLGVLSLQALPRRLTLDFRDLFSAGFAFDFVRGDVEVARGIATTRNLQMKGPSAVVLMEGSADIDKEMQDLRVLVVPEIDAGTAALVATAINPVIGIGAFVAQLVLKRPLINAATREFHIGGSWDEPQVTRANARNGPGAAAPASAPAPAAEPLSQETS from the coding sequence TTGATTCAGTCGTCCCTCAAGCTCGCCGCCATCGTCATGCGCTGGACGCTGCGCGGTGTGAGCGCCCTGTTGTTGCTGGTGGTGCTCGCTTGGGCCGTCCTCCATTGGGTCATTGTGCCGCGTATCGACGATTTTCGTCCCCGGCTGGAGCAGCTTGCCTCGCGCGCCATCGCCAGCCCGGTGAGCATCGGCGCCATCACCGCCCACAGCAATGGTCTCGTGCCCTCGGTCGCGCTGCGCGACGTGCGGGTGCATGACCCCACCGGCCGCACCGGCTTGCACGTGCCGCGGGTGCTGGCGGCGTTTTCCGTCCTCTCGCTGGGGCGCGGCGGTTTTGAGCAGCTGGTGATCGACCAGCCCGAGCTGGAGCTGCGCCGCACCGCCGACGGCCGCCTGCTGGTGGCTGGCATCGATCTGTCGGGCGATTCGCAGGGCGACACCGCGGCGGCCGACTGGTTTTTCTCGCAAACCGAATTCCTGGTGCGTGGTGGCCGCGTGCGCTGGGTCGACGAGCGCCGCCAGGCGCCGCCGGTGCAGTTGTCCGATGTGCAGTTCGTGGCCCGCAACGGCTATGGCCGCCATCAACTGCGCGTGGACGCCACGCCCGAGGCGGCGTGGGGTGATCGCTTCACGCTGATCGGCCAGTTCCGCCAGCCCCTGTTCAGCCGCCACCCAGGCTACTGGCGGGACTGGGACGGCCAGCTCTACGCGCAATTGGGCCGCGTCGATGTATCGCAGCTGCGCCAATACGCCGACCTGAAAACCGATTGGGGCATCGACCTGCGAGGCGGCCACGGCGCGCTGCGTCTGTGGGCCGACCTGAGAAAGGGCGCGCTCACCGCCGCCACGGCCGACGTGGCGCTGGGCGCCGTGTCGGCCACGTTCGATCAGCGCCTGCAGCCACTGGCCTTTGCCTCGCTCACCGGGCGCATCGGGTGGCGCAATCCTGGCAGCGGCATGGAGGTCCACACGCGCGATCTGCAGTTCGTCGACGCCGACGGCCTGGCGTGGCCGGGAGGCAATGTGCGTCTGGGTTACCGCGACGGCGCCGGGGGCCTGCCCGCGGGCGGCGAACTGGTGGGCGACCGGCTGGATCTGGCCGCGCTGGCCAAGATCGCGCAGCGCCTGCCGCTGCCGCCGGCGCTGCACCAACAGCTGGCCGAGCACCCGGTGCAAGGCCTGGTCGAACGGGTGGACGCGCGCTGGAGCGGCGCGCTGGAGGCGCCGCGGGACTGGCGCGTGCAGACGCGCGTGAGCGGCTTGGCGGTGGGCGCGCGCCCCGCCCCGCCCCGCGCCGACGGCGAGCCGGCCGAAGGCGTGCCAGGCCTGGAAGGCGCCGCGTTGGAGCTGCAGGCCACGCCGGCCGGTGGCCACGCCACCCTGGACATCCGCCATGGCGCGCTGGAGTTTCCCGGTGTGTTTCAAGAGCCGCGCATTCCGCTGGACCAACTCAAGCTTGGCGCGCGCTGGCGCATGCTCCCGGGCGGCCACATTGAGCTGGACGTGGATCAGTTGACACTGGCCAACGCCGATGCCACCGGCAGCTTCAAGGCGCGCTGGCACACGGTAGCGGGTCAGCAGGGCGCGGCGCGCTTTCCGGGCGTGCTGGATTTGTCGGGCGCCTTCAGCCGGGCCAACGGCGCGCGCATCCACCGCTATCTGCCGCTGGGCATTCCGGCTTCGGCGCGCGACTACGTGCGCGGCGCCGTGCAGAAAGGCGAGGCGCGCGACGTGGCGGTGCGCATCAAGGGCGACCTGCGCGAAGTCGCCAGCCCGCGCGCGCCGGCCGGCAGCGAATTCCGCTTTGCCGGCAAGGTGCACGACGTCACGCTGGCCTATGTGCCGCGCGCCCTGCAACCCGCGGGCCAGGCGGCGTGGCCCGCGCTGGAAGGTCTGGCCGGCGAGCTGGTCTTCGACCACAACAGCATGCAGGTCAAGCATGCCAGCGCCCGCGTGCAAGGCCATCCCGGCTGGCAGTTCACGCGCGTGCAGGCCGGCATCGCCGACCTGGGCAAGACCCGCGTGCTGGTCGATGCCGACGGGCGTGGCGCGCTGGCGTCGGCGCTGGGCATCGTGCACGGCTCGCCCGTTTCCGGCTTCATCCAGCATGCGCTGGATCGCGCCAGCGCCAGCGGCGACGTGGGGCTGCGCCTCAAGCTTGATCTGCCGGTGGCGCGGATCAACGACGCCAAGGTCGACGGCCGCATCCAGCTTGCCGGCAACGACGTGCGCATCACACCCGATACGCCGCCGCTGACGCAGGCGCACGGCGCCGTCACCTTCAGCGACACCGGTTTTGCGCTGCACGACGCGCGCGCGCGCCTGCTGGGCGGTGAGGCACGTCTTGCGGGCGGCACATCGGTGAACGGTGCGGCCGGCAAGCCTTCGGTGTGGCTGAGCGCGGTGGGCACGGCCAGCGCCGAGGCCTTGCGAGACATGGCCGACTGGGCGCCGCTGCCGGCGCTGGCGCGCCAGGCCACGGGCAGCGCGGCATACGAGGCGCAGATTGGTTTTCGCGCCGGCCAGCCCGACGTGCTGGTGACCAGCGATCTGCGCGGCATGGCGTTTGATTTTCCGGCGCCGCTGGCCAAGTCAGCCGACGCCGCCTGGCCGCTGCGCTATGAGAGCGGGCAGGACGCCGCGGGCCGCACGCGCTTTCGCGTCGCCGTGGCCGATCAGCTGGCGGTCGAGTACGAGCGCGAAGCCGGCTCCGGCCGCGTGCTGCGCGGCGTCATCGGCGTTGGCGCCCAAGCCCAGCCGCAGCTGGCGCTGCCGGCCAACGGCGTGGCGGCGCGCTTGCATTTGCCGCGGCTCGATGCCGAGGCCTGGGAGGCCGCGCTGACGCGCGTGTTCGGCGGCGTCGAGGGCGGTGGCGCGGCACCGGCTGCGGGCGACCACGGCTTTATGCCGACTGCGTGGTCGCTGCGCGCCAGCGAACTGGCGCTGGACGAACACACCGCGCACGACGTGATCGCCAGCGGCACGCGCGAGGGCGCCACTTGGCGCGCCGACGTGCAGGCGCGCGAGCTGGCCGGCCGCCTTGAATACAGCGAAGGCGTGGATGGCCGCGCCGGCAAGCTGCTGGCGCGGCTGTCGCGCCTGTCGATTCCGGCCGGCGCCAGCGCAGACGACCGCAGCGTGCTGACCCAGCCGCCGGCCCGCATTCCAGCGCTCGACGTGGTGGTGGAAGACTTCGAACTGCGCGGCAAGAAGTTCGGCCGGCTGGAGGTCGAGGCCACCAACCGCGACGTCGCGGCGCTCCGCCAGGGTGCTGGAGCGCTACAAGAATGGGAGCTGTCGCGGTTGATTCTGCGCACGCCAGAGGCCACTTTCACCGCCAATGGCAAGTGGGACGCGCAGGCGCGCGGGCCAGCGCTGCCGCTGAACCCGCGCGCGCCGCGCGCCACCGGCGACCTGCGGCGCACCGCGCTCGACTTCAAGCTCGAGGTGCGCGACGCCGGCAAACTGCTGACGCGCCTGGACATGCCCGACGTGCTGGCGCGCGGCAAGGGTCAGCTGGAGGGCAGCCTGGGCTGGCGCGGCGCGCCGTTCTCGCCGCACTACCCCAGCATGTCGGGCAAACTGCACCTGGACGTGGGCGCCGGCCAGTTCCTCAAGGCCGACCCTGGCATGGCCAAGCTGCTGGGCGTGCTCAGCCTGCAGGCACTGCCCCGGCGGCTGACACTGGATTTTCGCGACCTGTTCTCGGCCGGCTTTGCCTTTGACTTCGTGCGCGGCGACGTCGAAGTGGCGCGTGGCATCGCCACCACCCGCAACCTGCAGATGAAGGGCCCCAGCGCGGTCGTGCTGATGGAGGGCAGCGCCGACATCGACAAGGAAATGCAAGACCTGCGCGTGCTGGTGGTGCCCGAGATCGACGCTGGCACCGCCGCCCTGGTGGCCACCGCGATCAATCCGGTGATTGGCATTGGCGCGTTCGTGGCGCAGCTGGTGCTCAAGCGGCCGCTGATCAACGCCGCCACGCGCGAATTCCACATCGGCGGCAGTTGGGACGAGCCCCAGGTCACGCGGGCCAATGCGCGCAATGGCCCAGGTGCTGCGGCACCGGCTTCGGCGCCAGCGCCCGCCGCCGAACCGCTGAGCCAGGAAACGTCATGA
- a CDS encoding carbon-nitrogen hydrolase family protein — MKVAAIQMVSCTRVDDNLRAAHALLSEAARGGAELAVLPEYFCVMGQRDTDKLALQEPLGTGPIQDWLAATARELGLWIVGGTLPLSCAPGGGAAREAAEREGKCRNASLAFNPQGDRVACYDKIHLFKFDDGSRVYDEAAVLVPGATPALFDLPSRDGHVWRLGLSICYDLRFPELYRAYAADGADLLLVPSAFTHVTGQAHWEVLLRARAVENLCGVVAAAQGGTHENGRRTWGHSMVVDAWGQVLAQQTGGAGVALAELDFAELAARRARLPALAHRVM, encoded by the coding sequence ATGAAAGTCGCCGCCATCCAGATGGTTTCTTGCACACGCGTGGACGACAACCTGCGCGCCGCCCACGCGCTGCTGTCCGAGGCCGCGCGCGGCGGCGCCGAGCTGGCGGTGCTGCCCGAATATTTTTGCGTCATGGGTCAGCGCGACACCGACAAGCTGGCGCTGCAAGAGCCGCTGGGCACCGGGCCGATTCAGGACTGGCTGGCCGCCACCGCGCGCGAGCTGGGCCTGTGGATAGTCGGCGGCACGCTGCCGCTGTCGTGCGCGCCAGGCGGCGGCGCAGCCCGCGAAGCGGCGGAGCGTGAGGGCAAATGCCGCAATGCCTCGCTGGCCTTCAATCCCCAGGGCGATCGCGTGGCCTGCTACGACAAGATCCACCTGTTCAAGTTCGACGACGGCAGCCGCGTCTACGACGAGGCGGCGGTGCTGGTGCCGGGCGCCACGCCGGCGCTGTTCGATCTGCCCTCGCGCGACGGCCACGTCTGGCGCTTGGGGCTGAGCATTTGCTACGACCTGCGCTTTCCCGAGCTGTACCGCGCCTACGCGGCCGATGGCGCCGATCTGCTGCTGGTGCCCAGCGCCTTCACCCACGTCACCGGCCAGGCGCACTGGGAGGTGCTGCTGCGCGCCCGCGCGGTCGAAAACCTGTGTGGCGTGGTCGCGGCCGCGCAGGGCGGCACGCACGAGAACGGGCGCCGCACCTGGGGACACAGCATGGTGGTCGACGCCTGGGGCCAAGTGCTGGCGCAGCAGACCGGCGGCGCGGGCGTGGCGCTGGCCGAGCTGGACTTTGCCGAGTTGGCGGCACGGCGGGCGCGCTTGCCGGCGTTGGCGCATCGGGTGATGTGA
- a CDS encoding PAS domain S-box protein has translation MISPSPQPFAGALAALRGTWRRWALWGVLILVVAGLLATLVWLARGYEIEQVQRDLERDSADAAQALRQRLARNLQDLRGLGAPPADAAAWSNAAADALHDHREWLRLQWRDPALRLLATVDSAFFPPLPAPGSDTAAADIALACDQARKNGNAAYAPSRFVQRPSGSGGLGEEVMELCLPILHGTQLQGYVMATHTLDGMLALLPPAATRGQSVGFTELDGTRLAVQGAPRRGTRAFVARQVLDLPGAPMVLRLEGARQLPDVFPNVMTALVTGLSIALVTVLALLAGDFRQRQRAEAELAEALAFRKAMEDSLVTGLRARDLQGRITYVNPAFCAMVGYRADELIGHGAPAPYWPPERAHEYGERLALRYAGQTSAREGVESVFVHQDGTRFPVMIFEAPLLTSTGKHTGWMSAVMDITAQRRAEESSRASAERLQASARLATVGEMASLMSHELNQPLAAIASYANGSLNLLQPAAAAGDATLGDVRTALARIAEQAGRAGKVIHSVRELVRQRSTAREAVTPRALFDTVLPLVQLQACKLGATVQLDVPHALPAVWCEPTMIEQVLLNLARNGLQAMDDAPGARVLLLQARALPVTALGLGPLVEFSVADTGSGISEAVSAELFTPFFTTKAEGMGLGLSLCRTVIEQHGGALRHAPGSPRGTVFSFTLPLAR, from the coding sequence ATGATCAGCCCCTCGCCTCAGCCGTTCGCGGGCGCCTTGGCCGCCTTGCGCGGCACGTGGCGGCGCTGGGCGTTGTGGGGCGTGCTGATTCTGGTGGTGGCGGGGCTGCTGGCGACGCTGGTATGGCTGGCGCGCGGGTACGAGATCGAGCAGGTGCAGCGCGATCTGGAGCGCGACAGCGCCGACGCCGCGCAGGCGCTGCGTCAGCGGCTGGCGCGCAACCTGCAGGACTTGCGCGGGCTGGGCGCGCCACCGGCGGACGCCGCTGCCTGGTCGAACGCCGCCGCGGACGCGCTGCACGATCACCGCGAATGGCTGCGCCTGCAATGGCGCGACCCCGCGCTGCGCCTGCTGGCGACGGTGGACAGCGCCTTCTTTCCGCCGCTGCCGGCGCCCGGCAGCGACACGGCAGCGGCCGACATCGCATTGGCCTGTGACCAGGCGCGCAAGAACGGCAACGCCGCTTATGCGCCCAGCCGCTTCGTGCAACGCCCAAGCGGCTCGGGCGGCCTGGGCGAGGAGGTGATGGAGCTGTGCCTGCCGATCCTGCACGGCACGCAGCTGCAAGGCTACGTGATGGCCACGCACACGCTGGACGGCATGCTGGCGTTGCTGCCGCCTGCGGCCACGCGTGGCCAAAGCGTCGGCTTCACCGAACTCGACGGCACACGCCTGGCGGTGCAAGGCGCGCCCCGGCGCGGCACGCGGGCGTTCGTGGCGCGGCAAGTGCTGGACTTGCCGGGCGCGCCCATGGTGCTGCGGCTCGAGGGCGCGCGCCAGTTGCCCGACGTGTTTCCCAACGTGATGACGGCGCTGGTCACCGGCTTGTCGATCGCGCTGGTGACGGTGTTGGCGCTGCTGGCGGGTGATTTTCGGCAACGCCAGCGGGCCGAGGCCGAGCTGGCCGAGGCGCTGGCGTTTCGCAAGGCGATGGAGGATTCGCTCGTCACCGGCCTGCGCGCGCGCGACCTGCAGGGCCGCATCACCTACGTCAACCCGGCGTTTTGCGCCATGGTCGGCTACCGTGCCGACGAGCTGATCGGCCATGGCGCGCCCGCGCCCTACTGGCCGCCCGAGCGCGCGCACGAATACGGCGAGCGGCTGGCGTTGCGCTATGCCGGCCAAACGTCGGCGCGCGAGGGCGTCGAATCGGTGTTCGTGCACCAGGACGGCACGCGCTTTCCGGTGATGATCTTCGAGGCGCCGCTGCTCACCAGCACGGGCAAGCACACCGGTTGGATGAGCGCCGTGATGGACATCACCGCGCAGCGCCGTGCCGAGGAGTCGTCGCGCGCCAGCGCCGAGCGCCTGCAGGCCAGCGCGCGTTTGGCCACCGTGGGCGAGATGGCCTCGCTCATGAGCCACGAGCTGAACCAGCCGCTGGCCGCCATCGCCAGCTACGCCAACGGCTCGCTCAACCTGCTGCAGCCCGCCGCCGCCGCGGGCGACGCCACGCTGGGCGACGTGCGCACCGCGTTGGCCCGCATTGCCGAGCAGGCCGGCCGCGCCGGCAAGGTGATCCACAGCGTGCGCGAGCTGGTGCGCCAGCGCAGCACCGCGCGCGAGGCGGTCACACCGCGCGCGCTGTTCGATACCGTGCTGCCGCTGGTGCAGCTGCAGGCGTGCAAGCTCGGCGCCACCGTGCAGCTCGACGTGCCGCACGCGCTGCCCGCCGTGTGGTGCGAGCCGACCATGATCGAGCAGGTGCTGCTCAACCTGGCGCGCAACGGCCTGCAGGCGATGGACGATGCGCCCGGCGCGCGCGTGCTGCTTCTGCAGGCGCGCGCGCTGCCGGTGACGGCGCTGGGCTTGGGACCGCTGGTGGAATTCAGCGTCGCCGACACCGGCAGCGGCATCAGCGAGGCGGTGTCGGCCGAACTGTTCACGCCCTTTTTCACCACCAAGGCCGAAGGCATGGGCTTGGGCCTGTCTTTGTGCCGCACGGTGATCGAGCAGCACGGCGGCGCGCTGCGCCACGCGCCGGGGTCGCCGCGCGGCACGGTGTTCAGCTTCACGCTGCCGCTGGCGCGCTGA
- the mltA gene encoding murein transglycosylase A — MVHHTISNSSSSAPSASSRIRVMKRASRFLGAALIVGMLASCAVKPPPAPPPALPAEPAPPTGPVADSSPIGPAIQRARSRWVPVRWAELPGFEQDDTSDAWNAWIKSCERPGPTFAPLCSEVRRLSLGTPDEQRNWMKARLQPYRVEPLGAPSEGLLTSYFEPMFDGARSARPGFGAPLYRPPPTLAQRKPWYTRQEMETLPEARAQLAGSEIAFLADPVDALILQIQGSGRVRMAEADGSQRLVRLAFAGTNEQPYRSPGKWLIDQGLLRGDVTWPGIRGTLAANPQALQGFLWSNPRMVFFREEPLSPLDAQFGPKGAQGVALTPGRSIAVDPQSIPYGTPVWLSSQGPVANLQRLVMAQDTGNAIVGAVRADYFAGWGAEAGDFAGRMKQPLKLWVLWPR, encoded by the coding sequence ATGGTCCACCACACGATCAGCAACAGCAGCAGCAGCGCACCCAGCGCTTCCAGCAGAATCAGGGTCATGAAACGAGCATCACGGTTTCTCGGGGCAGCGCTCATTGTAGGAATGCTGGCCAGCTGCGCGGTCAAGCCGCCGCCCGCACCGCCGCCCGCCTTGCCGGCCGAGCCCGCGCCGCCCACTGGGCCGGTGGCCGACTCGAGCCCCATCGGCCCGGCGATCCAGCGCGCACGCAGCCGCTGGGTACCGGTGCGCTGGGCCGAATTGCCCGGTTTCGAGCAGGACGACACCAGCGACGCCTGGAACGCCTGGATCAAGAGTTGCGAACGCCCCGGCCCCACCTTCGCGCCGCTGTGCAGCGAGGTACGCCGCCTGTCGCTGGGCACGCCCGACGAGCAGCGCAACTGGATGAAGGCGCGCTTGCAGCCCTACCGCGTGGAGCCGCTGGGCGCGCCCAGCGAAGGGCTGCTGACCAGTTACTTCGAGCCCATGTTCGATGGCGCGCGCAGCGCCCGGCCCGGTTTTGGCGCACCGTTGTACCGCCCGCCGCCCACGCTGGCGCAGCGCAAGCCCTGGTACACGCGGCAAGAGATGGAGACGCTGCCCGAGGCGCGCGCCCAGCTGGCCGGCAGCGAAATCGCCTTTCTGGCCGACCCGGTGGACGCGCTGATCCTGCAGATTCAGGGCTCGGGCCGCGTGCGCATGGCCGAGGCCGACGGCAGCCAGCGCCTGGTGCGCCTGGCCTTTGCCGGCACCAATGAGCAGCCCTACCGCAGCCCCGGCAAGTGGCTGATCGACCAGGGCCTGCTGCGCGGCGACGTCACCTGGCCCGGCATCCGCGGCACGCTGGCGGCCAACCCGCAGGCGCTGCAAGGCTTTCTGTGGAGCAACCCGCGCATGGTGTTTTTCCGCGAGGAGCCCCTGAGCCCGCTCGATGCGCAGTTTGGCCCCAAGGGCGCGCAGGGCGTCGCGCTGACGCCGGGGCGCTCCATCGCCGTCGATCCGCAAAGCATTCCGTACGGCACGCCGGTGTGGCTGTCGTCGCAAGGGCCGGTGGCCAACCTGCAGCGGCTGGTGATGGCACAGGACACCGGCAACGCCATCGTCGGCGCCGTGCGCGCCGACTACTTCGCCGGCTGGGGCGCCGAGGCGGGCGATTTCGCCGGCCGCATGAAGCAGCCGCTCAAGCTGTGGGTGCTGTGGCCGCGTTGA
- a CDS encoding response regulator transcription factor yields the protein MPRSDATVYIVDDDASVREALAWLLRSRRLLSEAFASADAFEQALGSVEPGAPGCVLLDVRMPGASGLALFDRLVERGTAHAWPVIFLTGHANVATAVEMLKRGAFDFCEKPFSDNALVDRVELALALSRERLTQLAVQRALRARMDELTERERDVLRLVASGRPNKLIADELGISVRTVEVHRARVFEKMDVRSAVELSQALQKVQP from the coding sequence ATGCCCCGCAGCGATGCCACGGTCTACATCGTCGACGACGACGCCAGCGTGCGCGAAGCCTTGGCCTGGCTGCTGCGCTCGCGCCGCCTGCTGTCAGAGGCGTTCGCCAGCGCCGACGCCTTCGAGCAGGCGCTGGGCAGCGTCGAACCCGGGGCGCCAGGCTGCGTGCTGCTGGACGTGCGCATGCCGGGCGCCAGTGGGCTGGCCTTGTTCGATCGGCTGGTCGAGCGCGGCACCGCGCACGCCTGGCCGGTGATCTTTCTGACCGGCCATGCGAACGTGGCCACGGCGGTCGAGATGCTCAAGCGCGGCGCCTTTGATTTTTGCGAAAAGCCTTTCTCCGACAACGCCTTGGTCGACCGCGTGGAGCTTGCGCTGGCCTTGTCGCGAGAGCGCCTGACGCAGCTGGCGGTGCAGCGCGCGCTGCGGGCCCGCATGGACGAGCTGACCGAGCGCGAGCGCGACGTGCTGCGCCTGGTGGCCAGCGGGCGCCCCAACAAGCTGATCGCCGACGAGCTGGGCATCAGCGTGCGCACGGTGGAGGTGCACCGCGCCCGCGTGTTCGAGAAGATGGACGTCAGGTCGGCCGTCGAGCTGTCGCAGGCGCTGCAAAAGGTGCAGCCCTAG
- a CDS encoding alpha/beta hydrolase family protein produces the protein MSIPFRRRALSLASLLLTLVLTACGGGDGDGDAPPPVPRGPGALLSGHYVNTFTAADIAQAMKDPESRIEGGVTPRYAVSSYRLTYTTTGQDGAAVTASGLVSVPKKAEGAASPVISYQHATTFHDNQAPANKVEAVEPPLVLASLGYIVVSPDYVGFGASKGVEHPYLTSAPTARSVLDMLAAAETWRRQNGVADNRQLFLAGYSEGGYATMAAHRAIERQNGALKAQLQAAVPGAGPYDVLKTLDEQLGRVRALLPPLGYVLDPERLASAPENVRNEVRRLLLRQMVPENGDVRYQPLFLDRYIANQREPIAADHSVHLGWAPSVPVYLFHGRGDLTVPYQASESARDAMRAAGANGVTLTDCTTPKFGHLDCVPEYFRFAIDRMGRLARDL, from the coding sequence ATGTCCATACCGTTTCGCCGCCGCGCCCTCTCTTTGGCCTCTTTGCTGCTCACCTTGGTGCTGACCGCTTGCGGCGGCGGCGACGGCGACGGCGACGCCCCGCCGCCCGTGCCGCGGGGGCCGGGGGCGCTGCTGTCGGGGCACTACGTCAATACCTTCACCGCCGCCGACATCGCGCAGGCCATGAAAGACCCTGAAAGCCGCATCGAAGGCGGCGTGACGCCGCGCTACGCGGTGTCGTCGTACCGGCTGACTTACACGACCACCGGCCAGGACGGTGCCGCGGTCACCGCCTCGGGCCTCGTCAGCGTGCCAAAGAAGGCAGAGGGCGCGGCCAGCCCGGTGATCAGCTACCAGCACGCCACCACCTTTCACGACAACCAGGCGCCGGCCAACAAGGTCGAGGCGGTCGAGCCGCCGCTGGTGCTGGCCTCGCTCGGCTACATCGTGGTGTCGCCGGATTACGTGGGATTTGGCGCATCCAAGGGCGTCGAGCACCCGTACCTGACGTCGGCGCCGACGGCGCGCAGCGTACTCGACATGCTGGCCGCCGCCGAGACCTGGCGGCGCCAGAACGGCGTGGCCGACAACCGCCAGTTGTTCCTGGCTGGCTATTCGGAGGGCGGTTACGCCACCATGGCCGCGCACCGCGCCATCGAGCGGCAAAACGGCGCCCTGAAGGCGCAACTGCAAGCCGCCGTGCCGGGAGCCGGCCCCTATGACGTGCTGAAGACGCTGGACGAGCAACTTGGCCGCGTGCGCGCGCTGCTGCCGCCGCTCGGCTATGTGCTGGACCCCGAGCGCCTGGCCAGCGCGCCCGAGAACGTGCGCAACGAAGTGCGCCGCCTGCTGCTGCGCCAGATGGTGCCGGAAAACGGTGACGTGCGGTATCAGCCGCTGTTTCTCGACCGCTACATCGCCAATCAGCGCGAGCCGATCGCCGCCGACCACAGCGTGCACCTGGGCTGGGCGCCGAGCGTGCCGGTGTATTTGTTCCACGGGCGGGGCGACCTGACGGTGCCGTACCAGGCCTCGGAGTCGGCGCGTGACGCGATGCGCGCCGCCGGCGCCAACGGCGTCACGCTGACCGACTGCACCACGCCCAAGTTCGGCCACCTGGACTGCGTGCCGGAGTACTTCCGCTTCGCCATCGACCGCATGGGGCGGCTGGCGCGCGATCTTTGA
- a CDS encoding winged helix-turn-helix transcriptional regulator: protein MSDLDRIDRSILENLQRQGRLSMTELAERVGLSTSPCAERVRRLERTGVILGYHAHVNPEAVGRGLLVFVQLTLSSKSTEVFEQMRRELLHDPRVLECHLVSGTFDYLIKARLTAMREYRDLLGQILRKVPVPAQSNSYVVMEEIKESMSLPVDATAPR from the coding sequence ATGAGCGACCTCGACAGAATCGACCGCAGCATCCTCGAGAACCTGCAACGCCAGGGCCGCTTGTCGATGACCGAGCTGGCCGAGCGCGTCGGCTTATCCACCTCGCCTTGTGCCGAGCGGGTGCGGCGGCTGGAACGCACGGGCGTGATCCTGGGCTACCACGCGCACGTGAACCCCGAAGCCGTGGGGCGCGGCCTGCTGGTGTTCGTTCAACTGACGCTGTCGTCCAAATCGACCGAGGTGTTCGAGCAGATGCGGCGCGAGCTGCTGCACGACCCGCGCGTGCTCGAATGCCATCTGGTGTCGGGCACCTTCGACTACCTGATCAAGGCGCGGCTGACCGCGATGCGCGAATACCGCGACCTGCTGGGCCAGATCCTGCGCAAGGTACCGGTGCCGGCGCAGAGCAACAGCTATGTGGTGATGGAGGAGATCAAGGAAAGCATGTCGCTGCCGGTGGACGCGACCGCGCCACGTTGA